The following coding sequences lie in one Rhizobium rhododendri genomic window:
- a CDS encoding IclR family transcriptional regulator → MASADEEGDRYRAPALDKGLDILELLARIDGGLTQAEIAKHLGKSPNEFYRMLDRLVRRGYVQRQEGDRFLLTLKLFGLAHFHAPVRRLVSFSTPLMREFANRAEQACHLAVFDRGSVAIIAQQDSPTYWGISIRVGAQISLFNTGSGHVLLAFRDEKQRQMMIDEQQRRDDDVAMPGDLIGRLQVIRERGFETMDSLQTTGVRNISAPILARDGNALAALTCPYIQPVSDKAPSFDQVIAFVRAAAAEISETVAGMVDEAG, encoded by the coding sequence ATGGCCAGCGCTGACGAGGAAGGTGACCGGTACAGAGCCCCGGCACTCGACAAGGGTCTCGATATTCTGGAGCTTCTGGCACGCATCGACGGCGGCCTGACACAGGCGGAGATCGCCAAGCATCTCGGCAAGAGCCCCAACGAATTCTACCGCATGCTTGATCGACTGGTGCGGCGCGGCTATGTCCAGCGACAGGAAGGCGACCGCTTTTTACTGACGCTGAAGCTGTTCGGGCTGGCACATTTTCATGCCCCCGTGCGCCGGCTTGTGTCGTTCTCGACGCCGCTGATGCGCGAATTTGCCAACCGCGCCGAACAGGCCTGCCACCTGGCGGTCTTTGATCGCGGTTCCGTCGCCATTATCGCCCAGCAGGATTCGCCGACCTATTGGGGGATCTCGATCCGGGTCGGCGCCCAGATCAGCTTGTTCAACACCGGCTCCGGCCATGTGCTGCTCGCTTTCCGCGACGAAAAGCAGCGACAGATGATGATCGACGAGCAGCAGCGCCGCGACGATGATGTCGCCATGCCCGGCGATCTCATCGGGCGGCTGCAGGTCATCAGGGAGCGCGGCTTCGAGACCATGGACAGCCTGCAGACGACAGGCGTCCGCAACATTTCCGCGCCCATATTGGCGCGAGATGGTAACGCGCTGGCCGCTCTTACCTGTCCCTATATCCAGCCGGTCAGCGACAAGGCACCCAGCTTCGACCAGGTCATAGCGTTTGTACGCGCAGCAGCAGCGGAGATTTCCGAGACGGTTGCCGGAATGGTGGACGAGGCAGGTTGA